In one Thermanaerovibrio velox DSM 12556 genomic region, the following are encoded:
- a CDS encoding polyprenyl synthetase family protein: protein MVNAIRLVDVSSMEELNLYMRHVGDEVECEIKAINSSLPSDMPNRLWSSMDYSLSGGGKRLRPILCMATAEAFGVSRKDVMPMALAYEMVHTASLIHDDLPCMDNDDMRRGRPTNHKAYGEALALLAGDALLAWAFQYAIDGLRENRFPSDLILAAVLSLARATGPEGICGGQSMDMGFELEVNNLDPVDRVLRVATYKTGVLISSALESGAILANANEEDLLKLKNYGISLGVAFQVADDILDVIGKSEDLGKTAGKDQAQGKTTFVSVHGIDGARRILADLSDKAKGWAAELPCAAVFLFTG from the coding sequence TTGGGGATGAGGTGGAATGCGAGATAAAGGCAATTAATTCTTCGTTGCCAAGCGACATGCCAAATCGTCTTTGGTCCTCTATGGATTACTCCCTTTCTGGCGGAGGCAAAAGGTTAAGGCCCATCCTTTGCATGGCAACGGCGGAGGCTTTCGGCGTGTCCAGAAAGGATGTCATGCCGATGGCCCTTGCCTATGAAATGGTTCACACCGCCTCCCTGATCCATGATGACCTTCCATGTATGGACAACGACGACATGCGCAGAGGTAGGCCTACAAATCACAAAGCTTACGGAGAAGCATTGGCATTGCTAGCCGGGGATGCTCTGTTGGCATGGGCCTTCCAATATGCGATTGACGGGCTTAGGGAGAACCGTTTCCCCTCTGATTTGATATTAGCCGCGGTTTTAAGCTTGGCTAGGGCAACCGGGCCCGAGGGAATATGTGGTGGGCAGTCCATGGACATGGGCTTTGAGCTCGAAGTGAACAATCTGGATCCAGTGGATAGGGTTTTAAGGGTGGCCACTTACAAAACGGGGGTTTTGATATCCTCTGCCCTGGAAAGTGGAGCCATCCTGGCCAACGCAAATGAGGAAGATCTACTCAAGTTGAAGAACTACGGCATTTCTCTAGGAGTAGCGTTCCAGGTTGCTGATGACATTTTGGACGTTATAGGCAAGAGTGAGGACTTAGGCAAGACGGCAGGTAAGGACCAGGCTCAGGGCAAGACCACCTTTGTGTCAGTACACGGGATTGATGGGGCAAGGAGGATCTTGGCTGATCTATCCGACAAGGCCAAGGGATGGGCAGCGGAGCTCCCCTGTGCAGCGGTCTTTTTGTTTACTGGTTAG